The genomic segment CATCGTTCAAGATGTGACGACATGGCTGAGACATACAGGAGCAGGTCTCCACCACCACATACTGCACCGAGTCCCTCGCCCAGGCAGGAGGGGACGTCATCCCAGGTGCCACAACCTAGGCTCACTTTCGTGTTGATAATAGGGTGGATGAGATTCTTATCGGGTACGTTATATCATTTTAACAAAATTTGGTTCCATATATTTGTGTTTTGGGCTATTAAAAGTAGTGTTTCGATTAACAGGTTCACAGAGGCAGTCGGGGACCTTCTTACTTGCTACTTCTTCCTCCATCGTCGAGTACTTATGGCCCCAGCTTGAATGACTGGTTTACAGAGTCTCCCATCACTCAGGGATTCTCTCAGATAAACGAAGCCCTGCAGCCTACCTAGCCTACTTCGGAGGATGCAACCACCCCGGTGGGTACACCTCGCCCTAGACAGTCACCAGACAACTTCACTTATTCGATGCGACAGAGGAGGTGCCCCTTGACGTCCTTGTAATTAGGCATATGTTTTGTTTCGCTACAGTTTAGAATTCTGTTTAACTTGTACTCCGTACTATTGTTATGCTATTTGTGTTCTACTCCCTTCCTTTATCTGTGCACGCACCACAGATTCCACATAACAATCGTGAAATTTTGAAGATTGTTTTCTcctaaaaaataaattcaaatataaaattaaaatgaCATATCAACATATGGGTCGCCCACTAACCCCTGTCGGCAAAGCCGGGTATCCTATCAGCACGCCATGTGCTGACAAGTTCTATCTGCATAGTCTCCTGCCAACAGGATTTCATGTCAGCAAAACAAATGCCAATGGAGGCATATCGGTATCTCAAGTGCTGACATATCTCTTGTTGTCATTTTATCTGCCGACAGTGTACTATTTTGACAATTTTCAAAAAGCAGatatttttttgtaattttttattaaattaatattattttaaaaatcttttaTTGCTATCTCTTTGCTGTAGGAAGCAAATTGACCACATTTCCATGACCTTTTGGCTGGCACGGGAATACCGATCTGAAGGCGCATACAGAATTTCATGAAATTGCATTGCACCCAACCCATCGCGCCTAGTCAGCAAATACAACTGTTTTGAAATTAGACTATTGCCAACAGCGTGGACACCTGTCTAACCATGGTAGAGTAGGAATCAAGAAGAGTCGCAAGAAGGAGGTGCCGTCCAACACATAGGAGGAGCCTATATCATTAATAAGATTGTAGTTTATACTCGTACCAATTGAGAACAATAAATTGCTGTGTATATTCTTTCAGGAACGCGAATGGAATCCTTTTGGTCCTTCACGTTTTTGTCCACGTACCTTGTGAAGGCAGCTGACTTGGCAGACATTCAAAGTTGACATGGCATGTAGCTACGAGTGCGGCTGCTCGCGTGCTTCTTCTGATCATGTAGCTGCTAGGAGTGCAGCTGGACAGGAGCATATGAGCCAACACAAGTAAACAAACTCTGAACTTCTGATCATGGGTGCCTTAAAATGACAATCTGGATGAGCAGAGAGATTCTGGCGCACATACTTAATTATGTTTCATGCTGCAAGCCGCCTCATAAATCCTTGCCAAGAGAAAAGTTGAGAAACTCTGAATCTCTTGCCCATTGCATGGATAATTAGGTATGGCTAAGTGGCTAATACTGGGAGACCACACATTTTGCCATATATGCTGGAGTGGAGTGGAGCCGTATCAACTACCAGCCCGGACAGGTCTCTGCATGTCTGTAGTCTGTACTGTATTGCATGTGCCAATGAAGATGAGATCGAAGATGCAGGTCTGCCAATGCGGAGTTCAGGGTTGGAGGTTGGAACGATATAGTAATCTGCATGCATTCCTCATTGCCGTTATCTTTCTTTCACGAAAGGTGATTAAAACGTGCATCTACACCTTCTAATTGGTTAGGGAACAGGTGTGCTGCCTGCTCAAGTGCTTGCTTATAGACATGTATGACAACCAGATGTGTGAGTCCAACTTCTAATTGGTGAGCTTCCTATAGAACCAAAAAAAAGGGGAGAACTACTGGGTCGGCTTGGGTTGACACTGGGTTAAGAGAAGTTCAGAGTTTGTAATTATTGGTGTGTCCCTATACTCTGTCATTCTGTGAAGTGTGTgaatacacaagttgaagaaaCTGAAATGAGCTGCGTCCTTCAGCTAGTTCATCTGCGTAAGCCAGGATAAAATGGGACATGGTGTAACGCCTCGGATCCTTAAAAACCCAAAAGTTACCATCTTTTATCATAACTTACACTACGtctaaaaattattagaaattttgaCTAAGTTTCCCCTATACTTATCGGTTTCCGAACAAATAAAATTCCACACAGTTCACAGATATTATATTTATGTGCAGGAAGTTAAACATCACAGACCAAAACTAGATCCTGACGCATCCCGAAGACTCAATAAGACTCTAAGACCCGTTACACACGACCAACTTATCTAATTAACCATTTAACAAACCAACCAAAAATTATTGTTTCAGTGATTTAAGACTAGACTAATTGTGGTGTGTGAGCTCCATTGTGAAGCTACTCTCATCCCATGCATGTCACGGTCATTTGGTACCTAAACCCAAATAAAACACAAGTGTGAGTAAAACACTTAGCAAGTACATATAGAACTAGAAGAACAAGATAGCGAATCAGGATCCAGAAGAAAAACATAATCGAATGAATTGCTTCTTGTCTTTTAAATACATCAAGAAATAGTAGTTTCCGTCTGAAACGGATAACACCTAAATACATCTTTAGCATTTACCGGTAAAGCCAAGTAAATGGGACCAGCGCTTACTCACAGGAATATGAATATAAGAAGCAAACAACACATCTGGCTCTACCAAGAGAGGAATAAGTAGAAACTTTTATCAGAAACACGATCATAAAACTTGAATCACTTCAATACAAAGAATAGGAATATTGAAACAACATAATCGGACAATTCGAAAAAAAACAACCAACAAGCAAACCATATCAGCACACAGAAGTTCGTCATATACCTGCCTTAACCTTGGTAGAAACCCGGCGTCACACCCTTTGCACTGGAACTCTCCAAACCCGAGAAGCAAACTACAATTGATACCTAAACTGTCTCTCAAGAAAAGCATAAATCCCCaaatctcatttttttttattcgaaTGTTCATCTAGTTTTCTGTGTTGCTTGCTATTTTTTGTCCACATCTTTTAATTCGCTTAACCGATTGTTGCAAACAAATACATCTAGGGAATCTGTAGAAAATTTCCTACAACCTTTCTGTTGTGAATTTGGGCAAAATCCTTCTCCAGCTAGGTCAAAAATAGATTAACAAAATACTACGTAGATTAAATTTAACCAAATAGTAGCACTATTTTGATGATTCCTCCTAACTGCTTATCGGAATTGAATGAGACCAGCGCATTGGAAAGATGTTGATAAGACCTACAACTTTTATATTGGTGAGATGGAACGACTCTTTCCTAATCAATGCTAGATTTTAAAATAGTGCCACAACACCATTATGGATCTACCGGTCACAAATTTCGGCGGCAAATTCCTCCATCCAAACTCATCTACATGCATCTAGGGACTAAGGAGAGGTTACCCTTGCAGCGAAGAACATGATTTGACGAAGAATTTGATGAATTTCACGAAAACTCCACCTTTCTCCCCCCCCCTCCTTATCCTTCTTCCTTCCTTATTCCTATTTCCTTCTCTTGTCTCCTCTCTCTTCGATCTTATTTTCCGGCCGACAACTGCAAGAGCACAACCGTACCAACAACAAATGCAATGGCAGTCCGCAGCAACAACACACAACAACAACACCGCACAACATGCCTCAAGGGCAACCACAGTGGTAGCAGCAGCACGATGGCGCATGCAGCTAGCAACAGGACATGATGGCCGAAGGCAGTGGTCAGCAATGATGTGGATAGTGGCGAGCAGTAGCGGCTAGAGATGGTAGGATGACGATGCGGTGGGCTGCGGTGGCTGGATGCGGCGACAGGGCAGAGGCAAGGGCAGCGGTGACAATAGGGTTTGGGTGACCTGAGCTCTAACGTGGGCTCAAGGCCCAGCTATATTGTGGCAGCCTCAAGGCCGAGTCGGTCTCGTGACCGGCTCggtcttgattttttttaaggatattacattgcccccccccccgcttCAACAGAATTCGCCCTCGAATTCTTTATGTCACAATACTCATGAAGTGGAATCAAACCGATGTAACCAAACATAGTTACTCACCAAATGTGAACAATGCTGGATACTTCTCTCGCATTTGCGATTCGAGCTCCCATGTCGCTTTGCCCTCCATTTGATTCGTCCAAAGGACCTTGACATATTTCTATGTTCGACGTCTCAACTCTCGGATTCTTCCAATATTTTCACAGGACGAGTCTCAAATGTCAAATCTTGCTCAATAGTCACCGACTTCAATGTTATATGATGTTCAGGATCCCTCAAATACTTCTGCAACATGGAAACATGGAACACTTCATGCACGCCACTCATAGACTCCGGTAGCCCCAGTCGGTAAGCCAGCTTTCCAACTCGTGCAACTATCGGGAAGGGGCCGATGTACCTCGGACTAAGCTTCCCTTTAGTAGCAAATCTTACAACACCCTTGGTGGGAGATACGTTGAGAAGTACTTTATCACCCACCTGAAATTCCAAATCTCATCTCCTAACATCTACATAACTCCCCTGCCTTCTTTGGGCAGTTAGCATATGTTGTCGTATCTCGACCATGCATTGTGTCATCTACTGAACCCAATCTGATCCTAAAACTAATTTCTCTCTCACTTCATCCCAACAAAGTGGTGATCTGCACTTACGTGCATAAAGGGCTTCAAAAGGTGTGGAACGGATGCTAGcatgataactattattgtaggCAAACACCATAAGTGGCAAGTGATCTTCCCAACAACCTTTCCAAGATAGAACACATGAGCTTAGCATATCTTCAAGGGTATGAATGGTGTGCCTAGATTGTCCATCCGTTTGAGGGTGAAAAGTAGTGCTAAGCTTCAATTCGGTACCCAAAGCACTTTATAAGCTATCCCATAACTTAGAAACAAACTTAGCATCTCTATCAGACACAATGGAGCATGGTATACCATGTAACCACATTATCTCACCCATGTAGAGCAATACCAAATCACCAGCTGAATTTGTAGAACAGCTTGGGAAAAAGTGTGCCACCTTACTCGAGCAATCTACTATGACCCAAATAGCATCCTTTCCCCATGGGGTGTGGGGTAATCCAATCACGAAATCCATTGCAATGTCATCCCATGGCCACAGAGGGACCCCCCAGTGATTGCAGTTTTCCAGCGAGACGCTTGTGTTCTGCCTTAACTCGTTGGCAAACCCCATATGAAGCAACATATTTTTCCACATCTACCTTCATCCTTTTCTACCAAAAGCTCTTCTTTAGGTCATGatacatttttttctcaccGGGATGTACTGTGTATGGAGTGCGATGTGCCTCTCGAAGTATATCATCTTTGACCTAGGATTTTTGTGGCACACAGAGGCGACCATGAAACCGCACCGCTCCTAAAGCACCCAAAGTAAAATCCCCAACTTCCCCTTCTCTAATACACGTCTTAACCTTTTGCAGTAACCGATCATGTTGTCGTGCTTGCATCACACGCTAAGGTAGGGCAGACTCAAGGATGACATGTGTCTTTGGTTcgaattgccgcactctcggtcatgagtatacttctgtctatttgcatcggtcgtagagttacgaatgtgggatggtaGTATGGATGGTATGTTGGATAATGTTGATGGCTGACTATTAATGTATTACTATGGTTCCATTTatatttatgtgcaggttggtagttacaggtttggaagggtatgttggttatgtttagatgctcagacatatgtgtctaggttgcgggCGCTTATGTATTAATCAACCATGTGACATTTTTCATTGCTAATGGCCCAATAtataattcttggagtcgggttatttaatatgtatcatatatggattaagtcttgcgagtaccttcatactcaactgctctataggttttgcaggtgaggaagaggtagtgtttggctacttcacacccacTGATGGTAGCGGCGGGAACACATACCTTTTCAACATATAATGTCTgtgaagcctaagggtatatggctttacccatcttttgttgtctttagcttttgtttccgttGCGTAGTTTTCTCTgttggctaggagttgatcagttttagtatcctcatagatctcttttactgtaaaaaacttgtaaatggttgagaatttgtaatattatttaattacttgctctatATTAAGCTTGGTTATGATTGTTTATGTTGGAAaagtatgtgttccgatcttagacataaaacacataccgagactaccgagatgatattctagttaagtcgtaattatgtaaatgatcgacttgatGATTAACTGCTCCCTAGGAACTACAACCCgattctgataccaattgtaacaccctgaattcTTACAAACCCGGAGGTTACCACCTCTCATCATATGTTACACTAAACCTGgaaattattagaaatttcggTTGTTTCCCTTGTACTTGTCGATTTCTGAACAAATAAGATTCCACAAAGTTCACAGACATTATATTTATGAGTAGGAAGATAAACATCACAGCCCAAAACCAGATCCTGACACAACCCAAATACTCGATAAGACTCTAAGACCCGTTACACACGACCAACTTGTCCAATTAACCATTTAACCGACCAACCAACAATTATTGTTTCAATGATTTAAGAATAGACTAATTGTCGTGCGTGAGCTCCATTGCGAAGCTACTCCCATCCCATGCATGTCGCATCATTTGGTACCTAAAACTAAATAAAACGCATGTGTGAGTAAAAACACTCAGCAAGTACAATATAGATCTGGAAGAACAAGATAGCGAATCAGGATCCAAAAGAAAAGTAGAATTGAATGAATTGCTTCTTGTCTTTTGAATACATCAAGAAATAGTAGTTTCCGTCTAAAATGGACAACACCTGAATACATCGTTAGCATTTACCGGTAAAGCCGAGCAAGTGGGGCCAAAAATTACTCACAGGAACATGAATATAAGAAGCAAACAACACATCCGGCTCTACCGTAACATGAATGATATGAGAGGAATAACTTGAAACTTTTGTCAGGAACACGGTCATGAAACTTGAATCATTTCAACACAAAGAATAGAAATATTGAAATAACATAATCGAATAATTCAAGAAAACAAACAACAAGCAAAAAATATTAGCACACACAAGACGGCATGCACTTGCCTTAACCTTGGCGGAAACCCAGTATCACGTTCTTTGCACCGGAACTCTCCAAACCTGAGGAGCAAAACTACACTTAGGAACCATCCCAAGATAACCTTGAGTCTATATAATAAATATCCAAATTGTCCCTCAAGAAAACCCTAAATCCCCAAAATCTCATTTTATTTGAATGTTCATCTAGTTTTCTGTGTTGCTTGCTATTTTTGTCCACATATTTTAATTCGCGTAACCGTTTGCTGCAAACAAATACATCTAGGGAATCTGCAGAAAATTTCCTACAACTTTTCTATTGTGAATTTGGGCGAAATCCTTCTCCAGCTGGGTCAAAAATAGATTAATAAAACATTGCATAGATTAAACTTAATCGAACAGCAACACTGTTTTGATGATTCCTCCTAACCGCTTATCGGAATTGAATGAGACCAACGCCATTGGAAAGATGTTGACGAGACCTACAGCTTTTGTATTGGTGAGATGGAACAATTCCTTCCGAATCAATACCAGATTTTAAAACAGTGCCGTAGCACCATTATCGATCTATCGGTCACAAATTTCGGCAACAAATTCCTCCATCCAAACTCATCTACAAGCATCGAGGGGCTAAGGAATTTCCTGGCCGACAGCAGCAATAGCACAACCGTACGAACAACAGTACAGTGGCATCCCGCAACAACACACAGCAATAGCGTCGCACAACAGGCCTCAGGGGCAGCCACACGGGCAGCAGCAGGGCGACAACGCACACAGCCAGCAGCAAGACGTGATGGCCGGAGGCAGTGGTTGGCAGCGATACGGGCGGTGGCGAGCAACAGCAGCCAGAGACGATAAGATGATGGCACGGTGGGCTGCGGCGGCTTGATGCGACGACAAAGCAGAGGCAAGGATGGCGGCAACAATAGGATTTGGGTAGATCGAGCTCTTACGTTGGCTCAAGGCCCAGTTATATCATGGTAGCCTCAAGGTCGAGTTGGTCTCGTGACCGCCTCCTCCATAACCTATCTCAAGAGTTTCTGATGGGATCTTCTTCTTAGACGAAAAGCCATACAAACTTGATAAAGCTAAACTTGCAATGTTCAACAGATGTATTGTGTGGATCCGAATCCTCTGCATGCCGAGGCTAGTGCAGAGAACCGTAGCACTCAGCACAGTGATATGAGCCTTGTGCTATAGTCCCACGCAGTAGTACTGTAGCAACCAATGTAGGGACAGTGGTCGAGCTAGCTGTACACCGTTTTTGTTGTAGCATATGTACTGTGCGTGTATTGTCTCAAAATCAACTGCTCCAAAGTCATCCTAATATACTCTACTATAGCTTTACTACAGAGGATCCCGATCCCACAATGATCGTTTAGATGCCTGAGTTATGGAGTAACAGGCAGGGTACAGTTGCTCCTCAGCAAAATTTCATCTGCAATCTAGCTCtgtactagttttttttaagaaactcTATACTTGTCTGCTACTACTATATGGTAAGCTGCGTACCAATCACATCTGAATCTGATACGGCACGCTAGAAGCTAGACCCAGCTGCAGCTTGCATTGCAAACTCTGCTGACGCTGACAGCTGGGTCCCGGGCCTCTGAACTTTTCTCCTTCACCTGCATGTAGAGGTGTGCACAGTAGAGTGGAGACTTGGGCCTGATGTGGCTTTCCTGGTTCCTACGCCGACCAGGTCCGGCGCAGCAGCCACCACGCCGATGCGCCGGCGCCACCGAACATCTCGTCGAGGGCGATGACGAGGCCCATGGCCAGCGGCGCACCGAGACGAGGGTCAGCCACCAGCTTGAAGACATCGTTCCCCACGGACTCCTTGCGCCGCACCTCCGCCAGAGCTTCCCCGCGCGCGTCGCGCACCGCGCAGGCCCGCCGGCCGTAGGAGCCCTCCACCACGTACGCCTCGGCGGAGATGCTGGAGGCGAGGGGCGTGATGCGCGCCAGCGCCTTGGAGGCGCCGAGGCTGACGTGGCGGCGGACGGAGAGGAGAGGATTGGcttttgctgctgctgcggcgtcGCCGTCGTAGATGACCCAGTGCTCCGCCAGGCTCAGCTTCTTGCGCCGGATGGTGAGGAGCGGCTTGCCGGCCACGTCCATGAGCACGACCTCGGCGCGCCTGCGGGAGGCGGCATAGCAGTCGACGCGGAAGGCGAGGTTGCCCCTGGCGTCGAAGACGGTGAAGCCGTCGCAGTTGAAGAGCAGCGACTTGCGCCAGACCGTCAGCACCGTGGGCTCTTGATCCTCGGCCGGTGACACCGCCGCTCTGCCACTGCCACTGCTACTGCTGGTGGTGGCGGGCTCTGGCACGACGGCGTTGGGGTGCACCTTGGCCATGGAATTAAGTGGTTGTTACGCTTGGAGCTTGGGAAGGATCGGAGGTGCAGAGCAGTTTGGGGGGCCTGGGGAATTTATACCGGATACATAGATTGGCTTGGGAGTTGGTGCGGGAAATGAGCTGACGCGGGAGTGACACGTAGGGGTACACGGGACGGATATTTTTCCGACTGTCTAAaggtttaaaataaatatagaatGATTGATATTCGCTGTTTGATATTATTTGTGTTTGATTTTAATCCGAGAAAAAGTATAAGATATGATATATAATGACTGTATTTGTTCGAAATATCCGAATattagatattaaaaaaaattattaggtAGATTGTTATGTATCCGTAAACAAATAATATTAAATACTCTTGTTTTCACATATTACCTTTGTGTACTATTTAATATGCTATATGGTGATACAAATGAAGTGAAAAAATTTCGTTCATCCATCTAACTGACATCTATCTAACTATCCGTTCTCATTCTgattaaaaaagataaatatgtaataaaaaattatttgatattatttatGTTTGACtctaacttttaaaaaatatataaaatataataaaaataaactatATCTATTTATATCCAAGTCGATTATACCCCTACTAACAAGTGACCTCCGCTGGGCTCCACTGCCCTGCCATGCCCAAAGTGACAAGTGACCATCTTGCTGACGACCTCAGAGCATAGGCAGTAGTGTTGCGGTGGAAGAAGAGGAACTTATTCTTCGCCGCCCACGCCGACTTAATCCACTTCGTCATGCTGCACATTTGAAAGTTATTCTCGATAATGCATGCGGAAATGGTCGGCGAAAGGAAAGGAAGAAAGTTCTTGATAACGGAGCAGTGGCCTCCAAAGCAACATGGtctctttttttgtttggatCAAGGAGCTTCATTGCTTAGCTATCAGCAGAAGAATTACAATCAAAATTCAAGAATTTCTAAGCCACTCACCTCTAACCATTGTACACGACATTTGCTTTGCACACATATGCGTAGCTTTATTACAAATATGATTtgtaaaagaaatagaaaagctcAAACACCtgctaaggccatctccaacagaggtttccactgctacagtacccccgaAAACAGAGGTTTGCACTCGAATTTGGTCTCCAATAGAGTGCTACAGTGTTGAAGAGGGAGAATCTAATACTCCAAATTTAATGAAACACTGTAGCAGCTGCAATACTGTTCATAGCGGTTAACTATGGATCCAGAGGGAATAGAAAGAATAGTAGAAGATAAGAAATaggatagctgttggagatagaaaaataaagagtacTGTAATGATATaagaggatgctataatagtattatagaggatgaatttttagagtatctgatAGAGATGATCTAAGCTCCTAATGTCTTCTATGATCCGAGAAATCTTGGACCTTTGATGCTGCACTGCTCCAGGTTTTCCCGCGTGATATCCATCCACGTAACTAAAAAGCCATATATGCTCAGCATAACTCTAGAGGTTGGCAAAGTGGAAATAAATTAAGGCCacatttaaaaaagaaaaaaggaaataaataaaCACAATGACAGATAACTGTCTTAAATGTTTTCATGTCCATATATATTTACTTTAACCGTTGCAATAAGTTTTTAATTTCCCCCCTTAGATTGGCTGGATAGCTACTCCGCTAAAGTTACACAATAAGTTTGATTGTGGGCATCTCTCTGGATGTAGAAGCTgagatttttttattatctaaaaaagaaaaaagatt from the Phragmites australis chromosome 19, lpPhrAust1.1, whole genome shotgun sequence genome contains:
- the LOC133900494 gene encoding protein LURP-one-related 8-like; protein product: MAKVHPNAVVPEPATTSSSSGSGRAAVSPAEDQEPTVLTVWRKSLLFNCDGFTVFDARGNLAFRVDCYAASRRRAEVVLMDVAGKPLLTIRRKKLSLAEHWVIYDGDAAAAAKANPLLSVRRHVSLGASKALARITPLASSISAEAYVVEGSYGRRACAVRDARGEALAEVRRKESVGNDVFKLVADPRLGAPLAMGLVIALDEMFGGAGASAWWLLRRTWSA